Part of the Pedobacter roseus genome is shown below.
TCCACATCTCTTATGAATTTGACCAGTCTGTTGCCGTTATCAACTCGGTAAAAAGCCTGATCACTGAAGGTGGTCTTGGTGCACTATTAACGGGCCTAATGGTGTTGCTATTCCTGCGTGATCTGCGAAGCAGTCTTATCGTGGTGATCACCATTCCGGTATCGATTTTAATTGGGGTGCTTTTACTAGGCATGTTCGGTCAGACCATAAATATCATGACCTTGAGCGGTCTGGCACTTGCAATAGGGATCCTGGTCGATCAGGCAACGGTGACGATCGAAAATATCCATCAGCACCTGGAAATGGGCAAGCCCAAACGCGAAGCCATTTACGATGCCTGTGAAGAAATCGCATTCCCGCTGCTGCTCATCCTGCTGTGTATTCTGGCAGTATTTGCACCATCTTTTATGATGAACGGTATACCAAAGGCGATGTTTTTGCCACTATCCCTTTCGATTGGCTTCACCATGGTTGTCTCTTTCATCGTGGCCCAGACCTTAGTTCCCATTCTATCCAACTGGATGATAAACGAAGAACGTTACCAGCACTATGACCATGGTAAGATCCATGCTCATGCAGGAGAGGCCCTGGACGAGAGGCAAGGAGAGCAGGTAGAAAAGCATCTGCAAAATGAAAAGGATGAACCGGAAAAAAATGATTTCTTTGAAAGGGTGAAGGTGCGGTTTATGGCAATCATCCAGCGGTGGATGCCGATGAAAAAAGGTATTGTCGGGATTTATTTAGTTCTGGTGATTTCTCTTGCAGGACTGGGATTTGTTTTTATTGGAAAGGATATGATGCCAAAGCTCAATAACGGACAGTTCCAGATCCGCATCAAAGCGCCGGACGGTACCAGATTAGAGCGCACCGAGGAGAAATTTAAGCAGGTACTTTCCATTATCAATCAGACAGTAGATAACCATATCGCAGTTAGTTCGGGATACGTTGGGCTTATTCCGAGTAGTTACGGAACAAGTAACTTATATATCTTCAATACCGGTACCCATGAGGCTGTGCTTCAGGTGAACCTTGATGAAGATTATAAGGTAAATATGGATGAGCTGAAAGATGCGCTGAGAAAGAACATCGCTTATAAACTTCCTGACCTACGTATCACCTTTGAGCCGATTGACATGACCGAAAAGATTATGAGCCAAGGCGCTGCAACTCCTATTGAGATCAGAGTAGCAGGAAAAGATATGGACCAGATCGAGTCTTACGCTAATAAGGTGCTCTCTAAACTTAAAAAAATAGATTACCTCCGTGATATCCAGATTGCTCAACCCCTGCACATTCCCGTGGTTTCTATTACCCTTGATAGATTAAAGGCGGCGCAGTTTGGGCTGAACGTGGTTGATATCGCAAGGTCAGTTACTGCAAGTACCTCATCCAGCCGATTTACTGAGAAGAACCAATGGCTCGATGAAAAAACCGCCTATACCTACCAGGTACAGGTACAGGTTCCAGAGTATGTCATGAATACAATGGATGAGCTCAAAGAAATTCCTTTGGTTAAAGGGCAGAGCAGTCCGGTACTGGGCGACATCGCTACTTTCAATACCAGTTACCTTCCAGGAGAATATGACCGCTCCGGGCCAAGACGCTTTCTGACCGTGAGCGCAAACATTTATAAAAAGGATCTTGGAACGGCAACTGCTGATGTAGAAAAGGCACTAAAGTCCGTAGGCACGCCTCCTAAGGGACTAACTGCTGAAGTGAAAGGTATGTCGAGCCTGTTGACTGAAACACTATCTTCTCTTCAGGGCGGACTTGCTTTTGCGATATTGGTGATCTTCCTGCTGCTTGCGGCCAATTACCAGTCTTTCAAGCTTTCGCTGACGGTTCTTTCGACCGTTCCTGCTGTAATCCTTGGGTCGCTTACCGCATTATTGCTTACAGGCTCGACCCTCAATCTACAGAGCTACATGGGGATGATCATGTCCACCGGGGTGTCAGTGGCCAATGCGATACTTATCGTGACCAACGCCGAAAAACTCAGGCTGGATTACAAGGATTCTACCCGGGCGGCAGTGGTGAGTGCCGGGATTCGTTTAAGGCCGATCCTGATGACCAGTTTTGCGATGATAGCCGGGATGATCCCGATGGCCTCTGGGTTGGGCGAATCCGGTGAACAGACCGCGCCGCTCGG
Proteins encoded:
- a CDS encoding efflux RND transporter permease subunit; this translates as MSMVTSALKKPITTVVITASLLLFAVLSALKIPIDIFPQLNSPTIYVIESYGGMSPQQMEGFFSTRLQDQFLYVNGVKNITAKNIQGLTMLKLSFYESTNMAEASAQVALQVNRAMKFFPPGALPPQVVRFDASSLPVGQLVLSAKSRSLKEIYDMAATRIRPMFSSVAGLSAPPPFGANSRSITISVDPSKLRSYNLTPDEVVGALSKFNVMSPSGNLRLDNTMMVTSMNSLVKTVDEFNNIPIATKNGVSILVRDVARVADAADVTVDYALINGKRSVYIPVVKTADASTWSVVKSLKAKIPEMQSLLPDDVHISYEFDQSVAVINSVKSLITEGGLGALLTGLMVLLFLRDLRSSLIVVITIPVSILIGVLLLGMFGQTINIMTLSGLALAIGILVDQATVTIENIHQHLEMGKPKREAIYDACEEIAFPLLLILLCILAVFAPSFMMNGIPKAMFLPLSLSIGFTMVVSFIVAQTLVPILSNWMINEERYQHYDHGKIHAHAGEALDERQGEQVEKHLQNEKDEPEKNDFFERVKVRFMAIIQRWMPMKKGIVGIYLVLVISLAGLGFVFIGKDMMPKLNNGQFQIRIKAPDGTRLERTEEKFKQVLSIINQTVDNHIAVSSGYVGLIPSSYGTSNLYIFNTGTHEAVLQVNLDEDYKVNMDELKDALRKNIAYKLPDLRITFEPIDMTEKIMSQGAATPIEIRVAGKDMDQIESYANKVLSKLKKIDYLRDIQIAQPLHIPVVSITLDRLKAAQFGLNVVDIARSVTASTSSSRFTEKNQWLDEKTAYTYQVQVQVPEYVMNTMDELKEIPLVKGQSSPVLGDIATFNTSYLPGEYDRSGPRRFLTVSANIYKKDLGTATADVEKALKSVGTPPKGLTAEVKGMSSLLTETLSSLQGGLAFAILVIFLLLAANYQSFKLSLTVLSTVPAVILGSLTALLLTGSTLNLQSYMGMIMSTGVSVANAILIVTNAEKLRLDYKDSTRAAVVSAGIRLRPILMTSFAMIAGMIPMASGLGESGEQTAPLGRAVIGGLFFSTLAALFILPQVFAWVQKKSSLKEPNLMPRKTRI